In Antennarius striatus isolate MH-2024 chromosome 10, ASM4005453v1, whole genome shotgun sequence, one DNA window encodes the following:
- the tmem33 gene encoding transmembrane protein 33 produces the protein MADSNEQSAPPPPQLGPLQFLMSNKLETAMWLSRLFTVYCSVMFILPILGPYAAGNFYQRALLANALTSALRLHQRLPRFQLSRAFLAQALQEDSCHYLLYSLILVNSYPITMSIFPVFLFSLLHATTYTKKVLDSVGPNSLMFIRVLLDKLAFNQQNILKFIACTEIFLMPATVFMLFTGQGSLLLPFIYYRFLTLRYTSRRNPYCRTLFTELRILLEHFIMKPACPVFFRRMCLSSIAFVSRLAPTGV, from the exons ATGGCTGACTCAAATGAACAAagtgctcctccacctcctcagtTAGGGCCTCTG caaTTTTTAATGAGCAACAAGCTTGAAACTGCAATGTGGCTTTCTCGACTCTTCACAGTGTATTGCTCCGTAATGTTTATTCTACCAATTTTGGG GCCCTACGCAGCAGGTAACTTCTATCAGCGAGCCTTGTTAGCCAACGCCCTCACCAGTGCCCTTCGTCTGCATCAAAGGCTTCCAAGATTTCAGTTGAGCAGAGCTTTCTTGGCACAGGCTCTCCAGGAGGATAGCTGTCATTATCTGCTGTACTCACTCATTCTGGTCAACTCCTATCCCATCACAA TGAGTATCTTCCCCGTCTTCCTCTTCTCGTTGCTTCACGCAACTACCTACACAAAGAAAGTCCTTGAT TCCGTGGGTCCCAACAGTCTGATGTTCATCAGAGTCCTCCTGGACAAGCTCGCATTCAATCAGCAAAACATCTTGAAGTTCATCGCCTGCACTGAGATTTTCTTGATGCCAGCCACCGTTTTCATGCTCTTCAC TGGCCAAGGGAGTTTGCTGCTGCCTTTCATTTACTACAGATTCCTCACTCTCCGCTACACATCCAGAAGAAACCCATACTGCCG CACGTTGTTCACCGAGCTGCGGATTCTTCTGGAGCACTTCATCATGAAGCCTGCCTGCCCCGTCTTCTTCAGGAGGATGTGCCTAAGTAGCATCGCCTTCGTCAGTCGTCTCGCACCCACAGGGGTCTGA